One Tachysurus vachellii isolate PV-2020 chromosome 8, HZAU_Pvac_v1, whole genome shotgun sequence genomic window carries:
- the si:dkey-100n23.5 gene encoding si:dkey-100n23.5, with the protein MENVENGPSAETDKNSSSRCSFFTADPSDYRCDVILAVKRSTGAFSLVACLFMLFVIWLLRRYNSLGQKMIASLTIAAFFDSVAYVMGESHPEGSLCDFQAWWLTYFDWSALAWVCLITLNLYLNLVREYRTEHYEIPYHIVAWGIPLVMSILPLMKGYYGPAGAWCWITDDHVAWRFGIWYIPLFTLIFLMICCYTRIICVTNKRMQSWFGTFNPERERRKMSLVEEIRNLKWYPSVYLLVSIFPLLNRIHNALYPEEPVFSLTLLHVLSAPLHGLANAFVFSKDTWSQLSNTGIKLALQSRLCDSTRIGEYHPANVRYTVALESESDDDDNNVLFYSPDMSLKDRGP; encoded by the exons gATGTGATTCTTGCAGTAAAAAGATCCACTGGTGCATTTTCTCTGGTTGCATG CCTTTTCATGTTATTTGTGATATGGCTTCTGCGACGATACAACTCATTGGGTCAG AAAATGATAGCCAGTCTAACCATAGCAGCATTCTTTGACAGTGTTGCATATGTCATG GGAGAGTCTCATCCCGAGGGCTCTCTGTGTGATTTCCAAGCTTGGTGGTTAACATATTTTG ACTGGAGTGCTCTTGCCTGGGTTTGTCTCATTACTCTGAATCTTTACCTGAACCTGGTCAGGGAGTACAGAACTGAACATTATGAGAT ACCGTACCATATTGTAGCATGGGGGATCCCTCTTGTTATGTCCATTCTCCCCTTGATGAAAGGATACTATGGTCCAGCTGGAGCCTGGTG CTGGATCACAGATGACCATGTGGCCTGGAGATTTGGCAT ATGGTACATCCCGCTCTTCACCCTCATCTTCCTTATGATTTGCTGTTATACACGAATCATTTGTGTGACCAATAAGAGG ATGCAGTCCTGGTTTGGCACCTTTAAcccagagagggagaggaggaag ATGTCTCTAGTTGAGGAAATCCGAAATCTGAAATGGTATCCCTCAGTATATCTGTTGGTCTCAATTTTCCCACTTTTAAATCG GATTCATAATGCTTTGTATCCTGAGGAACCTGTGTTCTCCCTCACACTCCTGCATGTGCTCAGTGCTCCACTGCACGGCCTGGCAAATGCGTTTGTTTTTAGCAAGGACACCTGGAGTCAGCTCAGCAATACGGGaataaaa CTGGCCCTTCAGTCTCGACTGTGTGACAGCACCAGAATCGGCGAGTATCACCCAGCCAATGTGAGATACACAGTTGCGCTCGAGTCAGAGtccgatgatgatgataacaacGTCCTCTTCTACAGCCCTGACATGAGCTTGAAGGACAGAGGAccctga
- the senp7 gene encoding sentrin-specific protease 7, translating into MPHEKGHLSPITDGGVVPVDHRKALTITQRGKLDNCQIGNPLKIHERKVAMDEYADADMAKRCKKLHKIHWTQLAANGASSESDHRHNGRQTDEQYQNVSAKLDIKSRQLKVILMDVLQTEEGQRYLSSCKSCKIHSSLKKGSRERWSEKRHSAEHSTTRRRANVPCKDQTKFSPFKLTSCTSSNLNDSAHAEENVMHLSKEVQSPPAKKCKRFNSSLKQTKHSASDEEGSCSLKERVSAPCKESQNMLLEHKKSSDTTEDELSPVEESYSPRPTFVSLITATHTSSKDKQPSGFLRTDYQDSESEAVPSQQSTSKNEAQECAEEEVEIEQESEEEAEPLHQNGEVVDEGGGARRSVLCLSTGASECQLPDGKVTPKSSETAGCADEQLLDSEFVEVRRASKPQTIEPIVLSSEEEEDEEVGGTLQSQAPEGDKDPHRQQNPVQAMERKKIPDAHMQPCDLNSQDSSFEASALSGCPMMELQFSALYMGSLSAVTNGLVKITDDKITISFKDPSGSEVKASLATAHVRKYSVWDGHLVRDSRLAKENEVPPSSVLVLWLAEVQARHLSGELFVFQPGTHPCEGSTCVALCVCEPLNGVQGALLASIMDIVGLKLGNAELLSPLTHPDSLKVLQNSPDSHILQLLLPRAVTHAVSCESGTAPAPASTTTTSTKVQDSDGQPNSSVYTLCQSRGPGAYSVSLVHKPGTDWTPYRHCGPARRLIQFPPPPSKGALTVTTEDLECLDSGEFLNDVIIDFYLKYLLVQKAPRASVRRSHIFSSFFYKQLTRRDNANEDSTSTPAQLRRHQRVRTWTRHVDIFEKDFLFVPVNQEAHWYLVVVCFPGLDEPQYVERGGHVSDHDGTENSSDSTVQSESQHGDGDTNSDENSSRSVSAPGPPTCTENTCQRQTVCKRPCILIMDSLKLSVHERIFKLLREYLQAEWEVKRGGHRDFSAEWMVGSHCRVPLQDNSSDCGLYLLQYAESFLQDPVVHFDLPLKLESWFPRQKVRKKREEIRDLVLHLYRFQQGSLGNYSSDDGKETGI; encoded by the exons ATGCCTCATGAAAAAGGTCATCTCTCTCCTATAACTGACGGTGGAGTTGTCCCTGTGGACCACAGGAAAGCTCTGACAATCACACAGAGGGGAAAACTTGACAACTGTCAG aTTGGAAATCCACTGAAAATCCACGAGAGAAAAGTAGCCATGGATGAATATGCAGATGCGGATATGGCAAAACGTTGCAAAAAGCTCCACAAG ATCCATTGGACACAGCTAGCAGCCAATGGAGCGTCATCTGAGTCAGACCATCGCCATAATGGGAGACAAACTGATGAACAATACCAGAATGTTTCAGCTAAGTTGGACATTAAGAG TCGACAGTTGAAAGTGATCTTGATGGACGTTCTCCAGACAGAAGAGGGACAGAGATACCTGAGTAGCTGTAAGAGTTGTAAGATACATTCATCTCTTAAAAAGGGATCACGGGAGAGGTGGAGCGAGAAAAGACACTCAGCAGAGCACAGCACAACCAGAAGGAGAGCTAATGTACCTTGTAAGGACCAAACTAAGTTTTCACCTTTCAAACTTACCAGCTGTACATCTTCTAATTTGAATGATTCTGCACATGCTGAGGAAAATGTTATGCACCTTTCCAAAGAAGTCCAATCTCCACCAgccaaaaaatgcaaaagattcAACAGTTCactaaagcaaacaaaacattctgCATCCGATGAGGAAGGATCCTGTTCACTTAAAGAACGTGTCTCCGCACCATGCAAAGAAAGTCAGAATATGTTGCTTGAACACAAAAAATCATCTGACACCACAGAGGATGAGTTAAGTCCAGTTGAGGAAAGCTACTCCCCGAGGCCTACGTTTGTCAGCTTAatcacagccacacacacttcatcaaaAGATAAGCAGCCAAGTGGCTTTCTCAGAACAGATTACCAAGACTCCGAAAGTGAAGCAGTTCCCAGCCAG CAAAGTACTAGCAAAAATGAAGCACAAGAATGTGCAGAGGAAGAGGTAGAGATTGAACAGGAGAGTGAAGAGGAAGCAGAGCCTCTGCACCAGAACGGAGAAGTGGTAGATGAAGGGGGCGGAGCCAGACGAAGCGTCCTATGCCTGTCCACAGGGGCATCTGAGTGTCAGTTGCCTGATGGAAAAGTCACACCCAAATCCAGTGAAACGGCAGGATGTGCGGATGAGCAGCTCCTTGATTCGGAGTTTGTGGAAGTTAGACGGGCCTCTAAACCGCAAACAATTGAACCGA TTGTTCTTTCcagtgaggaggaagaggatgaggaggtTGGTGGGACATTACAATCCCAAGCACCAGAGGGAGACAAAGACCCACACAGGCAGCAAAATCCTGTACAAGCTATGGAGAGGAAAAAGATCCCAGATGCACATATGCAGCCCTGTGATTTGAACAGCCAG GATTCCAGCTTTGAGGCCTCTGCACTAAGTGGTTGTCCGATGATGGAGCTTCAGTTCTCTGCCCTCTACATGGGAAGCCTCAGTGCTGTGACTAATGGCCTTGTAAAG ATCACAGACGATAAGATCACCATTTCATTTAAAG ATCCTTCAGGTTCTGAGGTAAAAGCTTCCCTGGCGACAGCACATGTACGCAAGTACAGTGTTTGGGATGGGCATTTGGTGCGGGACAGTCGTTTAGCTAAAGAAAATGAAGTGCCGCCTTCATCTGTCCTTGTCTTATGGCTGGCTGAAGTTCAAGCACGACACCTGTCCGGCGAATTGTTTGTCTTTCAGCCTGGGACACACCCAT GTGAGGGTAGCACATGTGTTGCACTCTGTGTATGTGAACCCTTGAATGGAGTACAGGGTGCTTTGCTTGCCTCTATAATGGACATAGTAGGTCTCAAACTTGGAAATGCTGAGCTTCTGTCCCCGCTGACACACCCTGACAGTCTGAAGGTTCTGCAGAACAGCCCAGACTCACACATCCTCCAACTGTTGCTTCCCAGGGCAGTCACACATGCTGTCTCGTGTGAGTCCGGGACTGCGCCAGCACCAGCTAGCACAACTACAACCTCGACTAAG gtccAGGATTCAGATGGTCAGCCAAACTCCAGTGTCTACACCTTGTGTCAAAGCAGAGGTCCGGGTGCTTACAGTGTGTCCTTGGTGCATAAACCTGGAACAGATTGGACTCCATACCGGCACTGTGGTCCTGCACGAAG GTTGATCCAGTTTCCTCCACCACCATCCAAAGGAGCCCTAACTGTGACAACTGAAGACCTGGAGTGCTTAGATAGCGGAGAGTTCCTCAACGATGTCATCATCGATTTCTACCTCAA GTATCTGCTGGTACAGAAGGCACCTCGTGCTTCAGTGAGAAGATCTCACATTTTTAGTAGCTTCTTTTACAAGCAGCTCACACGGCGTGACAACGCTAATGAAGACAGCACCAGCACACC agccCAGCTCAGGAGGCACCAGCGGGTAAGGACATGGACACGTCATGTGGACATATTCGAGAAGGACTTCCTGTTTGTGCCTGTCAATCAAGA AGCTCACTGGTACCTAGTAGTTGTGTGTTTCCCCGGGCTGGATGAGCCACAGTACGTGGAGAGAGGAGGCCATGTCTCAGATCATGATGGGACTGAAAACTCCAGTGATTCCACCGTTCAGAGTGAATCTCAGCATGGTGATGGAGACACAAATTCAG ATGAAAACTCTTCAAGGTCTGTTTCTGCTCCTGGTCCACCA ACCTGCACAGAAAATACCTGCCAACGACAGACTGTCTGTAAGAG ACCCTGCATTCTCATTATGGACTCCCTGAAGCTGTCTGTTCACGAGCGTATCTTCAAGCTCCTGCGCGA GTATCTGCAGGCGGAGTGGGAGGTAAAAAGAGGTGGACATCGAGACTTTAGTGCAGAGTGGATGGTGGGATCCCACTGCAGAGTTCCCCTGCAAGACAACAGTAGTGACTGTGGTCTTTATTTACTGCAGTATGCAGAAAGCTTtttacag GATCCTGTAGTGCACTTTGACCTTCCACTGAAGCTAGAGTCTTGGTTTCCACGACAGAAAGTACGTAAGAAGCGTGAGGAGATTCGAGATCTTGTGTTGCACCTGTACCGATTTCAGCAAGGCTCTCTGGGAAACTACAGCTCAGATGATGGAAAAGAAACAGGAATATAA